Below is a genomic region from Vitis riparia cultivar Riparia Gloire de Montpellier isolate 1030 chromosome 5, EGFV_Vit.rip_1.0, whole genome shotgun sequence.
ATTTGCTTTCAATAACTCCACTAATCGTACTACTGGGTACTCACTTTTTGAAGTGGCATATGGGCTGAAACCTAAGCAACCTGTTGATCTTATACCATTACCTACTTTTGTCCACACCAGCCAAGATGGGGATGCATTTTCACGTCATATACGAGATATACATGAAAAGGTatgagaaaaaatcaaaatcagtaATGAGAACTATAAAGAGGTAGCAGATGCACATCAAAGATATATTCAGTTTCAAGAAGGTGATCTAGTGATGGTTTGTTTACGACCTGAAAGATTTCATCCGAGCATATATCAAAAGCTTCAAGCTAAGAAAGCGGGTCCATTTCGGGTACTAAAGTGGTTGGGTGAGAATGCTTATTTGTTAGAGTTCCCTTCAAACTTGCATTTTAGTATAATATTTAATGTGGAAGATTTGTATATCTACCATGGCCATCACAACGATGTAAGTGAAGAGTTGGATCTTCAATTACCACCTACTCTTAGCCCACGTCCTGAGATCGAGTATGTTCTTGATGATCAACTTGTGTCTACTCGACAAGGTGGATACCaaaatttttttgtgaaatggCGAGGCAAACAACACTGAGAATACATGGATTACGACAACGGATTTTCAGAAGCTTAACCCCGATCTCTATGAATTGTATCAAGCATCTAACTCGTCGAAGCCGAGTTCTTTCAAGCCAGGGAGaattgatgggggaaagccttttaaagtttattcaaggaagaaagtgaagacctaagtaaactttaagtaggattaatattaattagaattgaattgagattggtatttgttggagtctaattaggattagctagttgagttataatataattagaatttgagtcatgatagattattagagtcctagtagactttggattttttagagaaacctataaataggctaatcaatgtaaatcaaagggatgaattgatatgaataatattatgttttcttttattgcaaggttgcaactctcaatggtgagactccattgattttcttctaggtgagactcctagaaggccttaatgagactctaaggttttccatcttttcttcattgtttcttctttctctctatttcttatcttataattttctctaccataaaatttattccttgttcctctccttacaccctaaaaataaaaccctagcccacctacccttgagtgtaggcaaccatcctagggttgtcctacatcacaaACTCATGGAAGtgttcttctctctctctctctctttgattTTTTGCGTGTTTGTGTTGCTTGAGCGGGACTGGATTTTTGAGTTCATCTGTAAAGAGTTTGAAATTTGTAGGTGCAGGATCAGTCCCTAGGTTGAAAGGTTGTTGCTGAGGTAAACCTATTTGAGCATGAATCAGGAAGGATTCACGGGTGGATTGCCAGTGTTAGGTTGCTGGTTGTGATATTAATGATTCTCCTTTCATAGTTAGAACATAGAAATACTGTAGATAAGCAGTTTGTGGAAAATTTTCTGCACTGTCTGTTCTCTTTGATGCTGTTATAACATTTCATTTAACTTGATTGCTCCCCTTGTTCTTACTTTTCTGTTCTGTAGGTTAGAGTCTGCAGGGAGAAGAAAACCGGCCACGTATATGCCATGAAGAAGCTTAAGAAATCAGAGATGCTTCGAAGGGGCCAGGTATGACTTCTGTTGGCCTGGCAGACAATTTATTGtgtgttatatttatttttcttattgccCGATTTGCTTCTTAATATTTAGGTTGAACATGTGAAGGCTGAGAGGAATTTACTTGCAGAGGTTGATAGCAATTGCATTGTCAAACTTTATTGTTCCTTCCAAGATGAAGAgtttctttatcttgtaatGGAATATCTACCTGGTGGAGATATGATGACTTTACTGATGCGAAAGGATACTTTGACTGAAGATGAGGCCAGATTTTATGTTGGTGAAACCGTCCTTGCTATCGAGTCCATCCATAAGCATAATTATATTCATAGGTTTGTGTAAGATTTTATCATGATTGTATGTGGGAACCATATGCATGCTTCTGATCATGACTTAAGAAGCAATAACCCTCTCCATATTTACTTATTACAGAGATATCAAGCCCGACAATTTACTGCTCGATAGATATGGACATATGAAATTGTCAGATTTTGGATTATGTAAACCATTGGATTGCAGTAATCTTCATGAGAAGGACTTTTCTCTAGGAAACAACCTAAGTGGGGCCCTTCAAAGTGATGGGCGCCCTGCAGCACCGAGACGCACACAGCAGGAGCAATTGCAGCATTGGCAGAGGAACAGGAGAATGCTTGTGATTTACTTACCTTCACCTGATTGAATTTTCTGTTGCTTTGCTATAATGGTATTTTATTAGATGAAGCATCTGGTTTCCTAttagcatgttttttttttatcctttattcCCCATCATGAAGGTTTTATTATTGGGGAATGGATGTCATTTCAATTGTTGTAACACTTGTACTTCACAAGATTTTACtgtcttgaaatatttttgaaagacCATCATAGATCTCTGTTGCCTTAAGTATTTTAGCAAGGCCCTAAATTCACTTTGTTTCCTCTGTTATAAGAAATGTTTATGCAGGACCCTGCGCTAACTGCATAAGGGTTTATATCAACTAAACTTTTGATATTGGAATACTGCAGGCCTATTCTACTGTTGGTACCCCTGACTATATTGCTCCAGAAGTGCTGCTTAAGAAAGGATATGGGATGGAGTGTGATTGGTTGGTTCTCTAAAACTGTCATCATCTTCTATGATCTGTTTTCCCCATGGATTAGTTTCCTCCTATAACCATCTGTTTGAATTTCTCCAGGTGGTCTCTTGGTGCTATCATGTACGAAATGCTTGTGGGATATCCACCTTTTTATTCAGATGAACCTATGACAACTTGTAGGAAGGTAGTTCTTGGAATGCTGATCTTGAAAGATGTTGTCTGTGTAAATGTTTCTACAATTGCACCAATGAGTTTGTAAAATGCTTATCTCCTTCACATGCTAATGATCTTCCAAAAATTTCTATTAAACCTGTCttcattttctaaatcttaGGTTTCTTCTCTTACTAGAAAAACCTGACTGAAAGtgcattttttctatttcatgtGCACACATAAATAATTTCCTTTGAACTCAATAAATAGAACATACAAAAAATAGCAAATAGAAGATGTTTGTAATCAAAGCTACTTGAATGCTAATGGACTAGATCCTGGCACCCAGACTCACTTAATGGTTGTTGATAAATGAAAGCTTGTTCAGCTCTTACAGAATGctgcattattattttttcatttttcttaattttttaattcttccctttccttccttttttttcctttccgtGATTCAACATTGTCACTTGTCACTTATGTAGATAGTAAACTGGAGAACTCATCTAAAATTTCCAGAAGAAGCAAAGTTATCTCCAGAAGCAAAGGACCTTATTAGTAAGCTCTTATGTAATGTTGACCAGAGGCTTGGAACTAAAGGCGCAGATGAAATAAAGGTGTTGTGTGGTGTGTTCAATTCTGAATTACTGGATTTGGTTCACAATGGAATTACAAAGTGAGGAATAATGTGGTTGGCTCTGTAAATTCAGGCTCACCCCTGGTTTGAAGGTGTTGACTGGGACAAATTGTATCAAATTGAAGCTGCATTTATTCCTGAGGTCAATGATGAGTTAGATACCCAAAACTTTGAGAAGTTTGAAGAGGTGAGGAGTGCTTCTACTTGTATGAGTGTTGTGGATACTCCTGCTTGGAGATGTTTTTGTTGCTGATTTACCCCCTATTGATTATGAGGCAGGCTGATGACCAAATTCAGACTTCGTCAAAAGCAGGTCCATGGAGGAAGGTTAGTGCATAAAACTTACATAATGGGCGTCATAAACATAGAGAGCTTCTGgaattgtatatttatttatgttccTTATGTTAGCACATAATGCTAGCACTATTTCTAGTTGAGTTGGCTTTGTTTCATTGCTAAACTGGTAAGCACCCCCTTTTCAAGTGGCTGACAAGAGACAACCATATTCCAGCACTTTATTTTGTTATGTCAGTAATTTTGTTGCATTGGGCCATCAAAAGTATTGTGTGGAGAACATTACTTTTATCAAACCAGTGTCAGTTGGTGTAGTTCATTTTGTCAGGTGTACTTTTATCCCTGCAGGGTTTGATAAATCTTGGACGAGACTGAGTATTAGTAGATATCCCAAGGGTTCATTCCTTGAATCTAACCTTCTTTGTGCAGCTTGAACTTTGTTCTTTTACCTTTGATTTTGTCATTGAAGATTGGTATATTGTTGATGTTTTGCATATGTAGTAGTCAGGGTAGATAGTTGTGGCTTTGTTCTTCTTTGGCCTTGTGTACCCTTTAT
It encodes:
- the LOC117914387 gene encoding serine/threonine-protein kinase tricorner, whose protein sequence is MKSIGCWFNKLKSRDKAKSSKKEATNNGKEGSKAVTSEEAPSNVTKQKVAAAKQYIENHYKEQMKNLQERKERRNILEKKLADAEVSEEEQNNLLKHLEKKETEYMRLQRHKMGADDFEPLTMIGKGAFGEVRVCREKKTGHVYAMKKLKKSEMLRRGQVEHVKAERNLLAEVDSNCIVKLYCSFQDEEFLYLVMEYLPGGDMMTLLMRKDTLTEDEARFYVGETVLAIESIHKHNYIHRDIKPDNLLLDRYGHMKLSDFGLCKPLDCSNLHEKDFSLGNNLSGALQSDGRPAAPRRTQQEQLQHWQRNRRMLAYSTVGTPDYIAPEVLLKKGYGMECDWWSLGAIMYEMLVGYPPFYSDEPMTTCRKIVNWRTHLKFPEEAKLSPEAKDLISKLLCNVDQRLGTKGADEIKAHPWFEGVDWDKLYQIEAAFIPEVNDELDTQNFEKFEEADDQIQTSSKAGPWRKMLSSKDINFVGYTYKNFEIVNDQPVPGIAELKKKSTKTKRPSIKSLFDDESGAAANEPVQGSFLNLLPPKLEVSQKHGDPHRPH